A stretch of Clostridium formicaceticum DNA encodes these proteins:
- a CDS encoding peptidase U32 family protein, protein MKKVELLAPAGDLERLKIAVIYGADAVYLGGEIFGLRAAAKNFNLEDLEEGVKFAHQRGVKVFVTTNIIPHNEDLEALPQYLREIEKVGVDGVIVSDPGTFAIIRETVPNVEVHISTQANNTNHSTVTFWHKLGAKRVVLARELSFDEIKEIRKHISNEIELEAFVHGAMCISYSGRCLLSNYMAGRDANRGECAHPCRWNYYLVEEKRPGEYMPIIEDEKGSYIMNSKDLCMIEYIPELIESGINSLKIEGRMKTTYYVATIIRAYRMAIDAYYDNPKEWKCLPEWLREIKKASHRDFTTGFYLDKPDHKEHIYGDKSYIRGYSFIGMIKAYDETTQIATVQQRNRFFSGDDIEIIGPSKEVIKMKIEKMWNEEGEEIEVAPHPKQIVKFKVKHKVEPYYILRRERAEEENEER, encoded by the coding sequence ATGAAAAAAGTTGAACTATTAGCACCAGCAGGGGACTTAGAAAGATTAAAGATAGCCGTTATCTATGGTGCTGATGCCGTCTATCTAGGGGGAGAAATTTTTGGATTAAGGGCAGCAGCTAAAAACTTTAACTTAGAGGATCTGGAGGAAGGCGTAAAATTTGCCCATCAAAGAGGAGTAAAGGTTTTTGTTACCACGAATATTATCCCCCACAATGAAGACCTAGAGGCTTTGCCTCAGTATTTAAGGGAAATAGAAAAAGTAGGGGTAGACGGGGTAATTGTATCAGACCCTGGAACCTTTGCTATTATCAGAGAAACCGTCCCGAATGTGGAGGTGCATATAAGCACGCAGGCAAATAACACAAATCATAGCACAGTAACCTTTTGGCATAAGTTGGGAGCTAAGCGGGTTGTATTAGCTAGGGAGCTGTCCTTTGATGAAATCAAGGAAATTAGAAAACATATTTCTAATGAAATTGAATTAGAGGCATTTGTTCATGGGGCCATGTGTATTTCCTATTCTGGCAGATGTCTTCTCAGCAATTACATGGCTGGAAGGGACGCAAATCGTGGGGAATGTGCCCATCCATGCCGTTGGAATTATTATCTAGTAGAAGAAAAAAGACCTGGAGAATACATGCCCATCATAGAAGACGAAAAGGGTAGCTATATTATGAATTCTAAAGATCTTTGCATGATTGAATATATTCCAGAGTTGATAGAATCTGGTATAAATAGCTTGAAGATTGAAGGCAGAATGAAGACAACCTACTACGTGGCTACCATTATTAGGGCTTATCGTATGGCTATTGATGCTTATTATGATAATCCGAAAGAATGGAAGTGCTTACCAGAATGGTTGCGGGAAATTAAAAAAGCAAGTCACAGAGATTTTACCACTGGGTTTTATTTAGATAAGCCTGATCATAAAGAGCATATCTATGGAGATAAATCCTATATAAGAGGTTATAGCTTTATTGGTATGATAAAAGCATATGATGAAACAACACAAATTGCTACTGTGCAGCAAAGAAATCGCTTCTTTTCAGGAGATGATATAGAGATCATAGGACCAAGTAAAGAAGTGATAAAGATGAAGATTGAGAAAATGTGGAATGAAGAAGGAGAGGAAATAGAAGTGGCACCTCATCCTAAGCAAATTGTAAAATTTAAAGTAAAACATAAAGTAGAACCCTACTACATTCTTAGAAGGGAAAGAGCAGAAGAAGAAAATGAAGAGAGGTAG
- a CDS encoding peptidoglycan D,D-transpeptidase FtsI family protein → MRRAQKKEKKKELVYIKRLWFIGIVSTMMILLLMMRLFYIQVMQYDFYLKEVNKQRQINIPINSGRGMIFDRNLIPLTEREEEKVVVIFPQLFIPNEENLGFLSEITGEAKDELSNRINQASYPIEISIAKEIDWGDRRVLGTRGLFVIGKRQRYENFPLLTHVIGYINQVDKKGMAGIEKALDPILMGSLGDSLVATLDGRKRFLPGEGFSVASNTMKQNDIRLTIDYHLQKVVEEVIDQHKKNGAIILSDIETGEILALVSRPNYNPNTILKHINSSGDELYNKAIQMTFPPGSVFKIVVAAEAIEKGAVALDDVFYCSGSEEIGSIEIKCNAHDKGGNEEITFERAFAESCNSTFIQLGQRLGAENLMEMAKNLGLGEVVGIGLLEEEKGSLPAEDHLLGPAIGNISIGQGDIEVTPLQINQLTQIIANNGIKQPLVLLRDILDNYTTVQSFETKENKRVLSEKTAKTLQQMMHSVMTVGTGRNIGELASITAGKTGTAQSSQKGKSVLHAWFTGYYPVNHPKYAITVLIQEGGSGGRVAVPIFKEILEKMIYLGYYK, encoded by the coding sequence ATGAGGAGAGCACAAAAAAAAGAAAAGAAAAAAGAATTGGTTTACATAAAAAGATTATGGTTTATAGGAATTGTAAGTACCATGATGATTTTACTATTAATGATGCGGCTCTTTTATATACAAGTGATGCAGTATGATTTTTATCTAAAGGAAGTGAATAAACAAAGGCAAATCAACATTCCTATCAATAGTGGAAGAGGCATGATTTTTGATCGTAATCTTATCCCCTTGACAGAGCGTGAAGAAGAAAAGGTTGTTGTGATTTTTCCTCAACTATTTATCCCTAATGAAGAAAATTTAGGGTTTTTAAGTGAAATTACTGGGGAAGCAAAAGATGAATTAAGCAATAGAATAAATCAGGCCAGTTATCCCATCGAAATTTCTATTGCTAAGGAAATTGATTGGGGAGATAGAAGAGTACTTGGCACAAGAGGGTTGTTTGTTATTGGCAAGAGACAAAGATATGAAAACTTTCCACTTCTAACCCATGTAATCGGCTATATCAATCAAGTAGATAAAAAGGGTATGGCAGGCATTGAAAAGGCTTTAGATCCAATTTTGATGGGAAGTTTAGGGGATAGCTTAGTTGCAACATTGGATGGAAGGAAACGGTTTTTACCGGGAGAAGGATTTTCAGTTGCTAGCAACACAATGAAGCAAAATGACATTCGTCTCACCATTGATTATCACCTTCAAAAAGTGGTGGAAGAGGTGATAGATCAGCATAAAAAAAATGGTGCTATTATTCTTTCAGACATAGAAACTGGGGAAATATTAGCCCTTGTCAGTAGACCTAATTATAATCCTAATACAATATTAAAGCATATCAACAGCAGCGGAGATGAACTTTATAACAAAGCCATACAAATGACCTTTCCACCAGGCTCTGTATTTAAAATTGTCGTGGCAGCGGAAGCTATAGAAAAGGGTGCGGTTGCTTTGGATGACGTATTCTATTGCAGTGGCTCGGAGGAAATTGGCAGCATTGAGATAAAGTGCAATGCTCATGACAAGGGAGGGAACGAAGAAATCACCTTTGAAAGGGCCTTTGCAGAATCCTGTAACTCCACTTTTATTCAGCTAGGACAGAGGCTAGGGGCAGAAAACCTTATGGAAATGGCAAAGAATTTGGGCTTAGGTGAGGTGGTTGGTATAGGATTACTGGAGGAGGAAAAGGGAAGTTTACCTGCTGAAGATCACTTGTTGGGACCCGCTATAGGAAATATATCTATTGGGCAAGGGGATATTGAAGTTACTCCCCTGCAAATTAATCAATTGACGCAAATTATTGCTAACAATGGGATAAAACAACCTTTGGTTTTGTTGAGGGATATTTTAGATAATTATACTACTGTGCAGAGCTTTGAAACTAAGGAGAATAAAAGAGTGTTATCGGAAAAGACCGCCAAGACCCTCCAGCAGATGATGCATTCGGTTATGACGGTAGGAACAGGAAGAAACATAGGAGAACTTGCCAGTATCACTGCTGGAAAAACCGGCACAGCTCAATCTTCACAAAAAGGAAAAAGTGTTTTACATGCTTGGTTTACAGGATATTATCCAGTAAATCATCCTAAGTATGCCATTACTGTATTAATACAAGAAGGAGGATCGGGAGGAAGGGTAGCAGTTCCTATATTCAAGGAAATACTAGAAAAAATGATATATCTGGGTTATTATAAGTAG
- the sigK gene encoding RNA polymerase sporulation sigma factor SigK, with translation MLCILTELFMTMVKPFLFSLSYISSNISFPQPLTPEEEEMYLERYEQGDEEARNVLVERNLRLVAHIVKKYGNIGCDVDDLISIGTIGLIKGITTFDRNKGTRLATYAARCIENEILMTIRASKKIKTEVSLQDPIGVDREGNEISLIDILGTEPDEVLNEVELKMQVKKLYKKMASVLKKRELMVLELRYGISNGGRKTQREIAKLLGISRSYVSRIEKRAIKKLYKSFDMKE, from the coding sequence ATGTTATGTATTTTAACAGAATTATTCATGACAATGGTAAAACCATTTTTATTTAGTCTATCCTATATATCCAGTAACATTTCTTTTCCACAACCACTTACACCAGAAGAAGAGGAGATGTATCTAGAACGCTATGAACAAGGTGATGAGGAAGCTAGAAATGTATTAGTAGAAAGAAATCTCCGATTGGTAGCACATATCGTTAAAAAGTATGGGAATATAGGCTGCGATGTGGATGATTTAATTTCTATTGGAACCATTGGATTAATTAAAGGGATTACTACCTTCGATAGAAACAAAGGCACGAGATTAGCTACATATGCGGCTCGATGCATAGAAAATGAGATTCTCATGACGATCCGTGCTAGCAAGAAAATAAAAACAGAAGTATCTTTACAGGACCCTATTGGTGTGGACAGGGAGGGAAATGAAATCTCCCTAATAGATATTTTGGGAACAGAACCAGATGAAGTATTAAATGAAGTAGAATTAAAAATGCAAGTGAAGAAACTGTATAAAAAAATGGCTAGTGTATTGAAAAAAAGAGAGTTGATGGTGTTGGAGTTAAGATATGGTATATCTAATGGTGGTAGGAAAACCCAAAGAGAAATAGCAAAACTTTTAGGTATTTCTAGATCTTATGTTTCGAGAATAGAGAAAAGAGCTATTAAAAAATTATATAAATCCTTTGATATGAAGGAGTAA
- a CDS encoding YqeG family HAD IIIA-type phosphatase → MKLLTPDLYVESILHLDLEKLKTRNIKGLIIDIDNTLVAWDIKYASEEAKEWLLNLKKEGFEVCLVSNNTEDRVVTFNEALQLPAIHRATKPRRGAFRKAMRKMGTDVHNTAVIGDQIFTDVLGGNRMGLFTVLVVPIESKEFWWTTLVRKVERHVLRVVLKEHRGD, encoded by the coding sequence ATGAAACTTTTAACGCCAGACTTATATGTAGAATCTATACTGCATTTAGATTTGGAAAAACTAAAAACACGAAATATAAAGGGTTTGATCATTGATATTGATAATACATTGGTGGCATGGGATATTAAATACGCAAGTGAAGAAGCCAAGGAATGGCTGCTTAACCTAAAAAAAGAAGGTTTTGAGGTATGTCTTGTGTCCAATAACACAGAGGATAGGGTGGTTACTTTTAATGAAGCATTGCAGTTGCCAGCTATTCATCGTGCCACGAAACCTAGGCGAGGCGCTTTTAGAAAGGCTATGAGAAAGATGGGAACAGATGTACATAATACAGCAGTAATAGGAGATCAAATATTTACTGATGTTCTAGGCGGCAATAGAATGGGCCTGTTTACAGTTTTAGTGGTGCCAATAGAAAGTAAAGAATTTTGGTGGACAACTCTGGTAAGAAAGGTTGAAAGACATGTTTTAAGGGTGGTATTAAAGGAGCATAGGGGGGACTAA